A window of the Brassica oleracea var. oleracea cultivar TO1000 chromosome C1, BOL, whole genome shotgun sequence genome harbors these coding sequences:
- the LOC106297934 gene encoding CBL-interacting serine/threonine-protein kinase 8, with protein sequence MVVRKVGKYELGRTIGEGTFAKVKFAQNTETGESVAMKIVDRNTILKRKMVDQIKREISIMKLVRHPCVVRLYEVLASRTKIYIILEYITGGELFDKIVRNGRLSEAEARKYFHQLIDGVDYCHSKGVYHRDLKPENLLLDSQGNLKISDFGLSALPEQGVTILKTTCGTPNYVAPEVLSHKGYNGAVADVWSCGVILYVLMAGYLPFDEMDLPTLYSKIDNADFSCPSYFALGAKALIRRILDPNPETRITIAEIRKDEWFAKDYTPVQVIDYEHVNLDDVYAAFDDPEERKEAQVGTGDTGPLTLNAFDLIILSQGLNLATLFDRGKDSMKHQTRFISHKPANVVLSSMEVVSQSMGFKTHIRNYKMRVEGLSANKSSHFSVILEVFKVAPTFLMVDIQNAAGDAEEYLKFYKTFCGKLDDIIWKPPDASVRNRVTKTKSKRR encoded by the exons ATGGTGGTAAGAAAAGTAGGAAAGTATGAGTTAGGTAGAACAATCGGGGAAGGCACCTTCGCCAAAGTCAAGTTCGCTCAGAACACTGAGACCGGCGAGAGCGTCGCCATGAAGATCGTGGATCGCAACACCATCCTCAAACGCAAGATGGTTGATCAG ATTAAGAGGGAGATCTCGATCATGAAACTTGTTCGCCATCCTTGCGTTGTTCGTCTCTACGAG GTTCTAGCGAGCCGTACTAAGATTTACATCATCTTGGAGTATATTACTGGTGGTGAACTGTTTGATAAGATT GTTCGTAATGGACGTCTTAGTGAAGCTGAAGCTAGGAAGTACTTTCATCAGCTTATTGATGGTGTTGATTACTGTCATAGTAAAGGGGTTTACCACAGAGATCTTAAG CCGGAGAATCTTCTGCTGGATTCTCAAGGAAATCTCAAGATATCTGATTTTGGGCTCAGTGCATTACCAGAGCAA GGAGTTACCATCCTAAAGACAACTTGTGGGACTCCAAACTACGTTGCTCCTGAG GTTCTGAGTCATAAGGGTTACAATGGTGCGGTGGCAGATGTATGGTCCTGTGGGGTCATCCTTTATGTTCTTATGGCAGGATATCTTCCCTTTGATGAAATGGATCTCCCTACTTTATACAGTAAG ATCGACAATGCTGACTTCTCTTGCCCCTCATATTTTGCCTTGGGAGCAAAGGCCTTGATCCGTAGAATTTTGGATCCAAATCCTGAAACT CGAATTACAATTGCTGAAATCAGGAAAGATGAATGGTTCGCAAAGGATTACACTCCTGTACAAGTTATTGATTACGAACATGTAAACCTGGATGATGTATATGCTGCTTTTGATGATCCGGAG GAACGAAAAGAAGCACAGGTTGGAACAGGCGACACGGGTCCACTGACTCTAAATGCATTTGACCTTATTATTCTGTCTCAAGGCCTGAACCTTGCAACTCTTTTTGACCGTGGAAAG GACTCCATGAAGCATCAGACAAGGTTCATCTCACACAAGCCAGCAAACGTGGTTCTTTCAAGCATGGAAGTTGTGTCGCAGTCCATGGGCTTCAAGACTCACATTCGCAACTACAAA ATGAGAGTAGAAGGATTATCTGCAAATAAGTCGTCTCACTTCTCCGTCATTCTAGAA GTCTTTAAAGTTGCACCAACATTTCTCATGGTAGACATCCAAAATGCAGCAGGAGATGCAGAAGAATACCTCAAG TTCTACAAGACGTTTTGTGGCAAGCTTGATGACATCATCTGGAAGCCGCCAGATGCATCCGTGAGAAATCGAGTCACCAAGACCAAGAGTAAGAGACGTTGA